The following proteins are co-located in the Onychomys torridus chromosome 6, mOncTor1.1, whole genome shotgun sequence genome:
- the Slc16a1 gene encoding monocarboxylate transporter 1, which yields MPPAIGGPVGYTPPDGGWGWAVVVGAFISIGFSYAFPKSITVFFKEIEGIFNATTSEVSWISSIMLAVMYAGGPISSVLVNKYGSRPVMIAGGCLSGCGLIAASFCNTVKELYLCIGVIGGLGLAFNLNPALTMIGKYFYKKRPLANGLAMAGSPVFLSTLAPLNQAFFGIFGWRGSFLILGGLLLNCCVAGSLMRPIGPKPGKVEKLKSKESLEEAGKSDANTDLIGGSPKGEKSSVLQTINKFLDLSLFAHRGFLLYLSGNVVMFFGLFTPLVFLSNYGKSQHYSSEKSAFLLSILAFVDMVARPSMGLAANTKWIRPRIQYFFAASVVANGVCHLLAPLSTSYVGFCIYAGVFGFAFGWLSSVLFETLMDLVGPQRFSSAVGLVTIVECCPVLLGPPLLGRLNDMYGDYKYTYWACGVILIIAGIYLFIGMGINYRLVAKEQKAEEKQKREADEAGTGGDEKPKEVTKAANSSGEPTEEESPV from the exons ATGCCACCTGCAATTGGAGGACCAGTTGGATATACCCCCCCAgatggaggctgggggtgggcagTGGTAGTTGGAGCTTTCATTTCTATTGGCTTCTCTTATGCATTTCCCAAATCCATCACTGTCttctttaaagaaattgaaggtATATTCAATGCTACTACCAGTGAAGTGTCATGGATATCATCCATCATGCTGGCTGTCATGTATGCCGGAG GTCCTATCAGCAGTGTCCTCGTGAATAAATATGGCAGCCGTCCGGTAATGATTGCTGGTGGCTGCTTGTCTGGCTGTGGCTTGATTGCAGCGTCCTTCTGTAACACGGTGAAGGAACTTTACTTGTGCATTGGCGTCATTGGGG GTCTTGGGCTTGCATTCAACTTGAACCCTGCTCTGACCATGATTGGCAAGTATTTCTACAAGAAGCGACCGTTGGCCAATGGGCTGGCCATGGCAGGCAGCCCTGTGTTCCTCTCTACCTTGGCTCCACTTAATCAGGCTTTCTTTGGTATTTTTGGCTGGAGAGGAAGCTTCCTAATTCTTGGGGGCCTCCTGCTAAACTGTTGTGTAGCTGGATCCCTGATGCGACCAATAGGGCCTAAACCAGGCAAGGTAGAAAAACTAAAGTCCAAAGAGTCTCTTGAGGAAGCTGGAAAATCTGATGCAAACACAGATCTCATTGGAGGAAGCCCCAAAGGCGAAAAGTCATCAGTATTGCAAACAATTAATAAGTTCCTGGACCTGTCCCTGTTTGCCCACAGAGGCTTTTTGCTGTACCTATCTGGAAATGTGGTCATGTTTTTTGGACTCTTTACCCCTTTGGTGTTTCTTAGTAATTATGGTAAGAGTCAGCATTATTCCAGTGAGAAGTCAGCCTTCCTCCTTTCCATTCTGGCTTTTGTCGATATGGTAGCCAGACCTTCCATGGGACTTGCAGCCAACACTAAGTGGATCAGACCTCGGATCCAGTACTTCTTTGCTGCTTCTGTTGTTGCAAATGGAGTGTGCCATTTGCTAGCACCTTTGTCTACGAGCTATGTTGGATTCTGTATCTACGCGGGAGTCTTTGGATTTGCCTTTGGTTGGCTCAGCTCTGTATTATTTGAAACACTGATGGACCTCGTTGGACCCCAGAGGTTCTCCAGTGCTGTGGGCTTGGTGACCATTGTGGAGTGCTGTCCTGTCCTCCTGGGACCACCACTTTTAG GCCGCCTCAATGACATGTATGGAGACTACAAGTACACGTATTGGGCTTGTGGCGTGATCCTCATTATTGCAGGTATCTATCTCTTCATTGGCATGGGCATCAATTACCGACTTGTGGCCAAAGAACAGAAAGCAGAGGAGAAGCAGAAAAGGGAAGCGGATGAGGCTGGCACAGGTGGTGATGAGAAGCCCAAGGAAGTAACCAAAGCAGCGAACAGCTCTGGGGAACCCACAGAGGAGGAGAGTCCCGTCTGA